Proteins encoded by one window of Rattus rattus isolate New Zealand chromosome 10, Rrattus_CSIRO_v1, whole genome shotgun sequence:
- the LOC116911685 gene encoding COP9 signalosome complex subunit 2-like — MSDMEDDFMCDDEEDYDLEYSEDSNSEPNVDLENQYYNSKALKEDDPKAALSSFQKVLELEGEKGEWGFKALKQMIKINFKLTNFPEMMNRYKQLLTYIRSAVTRNYSEKSINSILDYISTSKQNSDFLCQMDLLQEFYETTLEALKDAKNDRLWFKTNTKLGKLYLEREEYGKLQKILRQLHQSCQTDDGEDDLKKGTQLLEIYALEIQMYTAQKNNKKLKALYEQSLHIKSAIPHPLIMGVIRECGGKMHLREGEFEKAHTDFFEAFKNYDESGSPRRTTCLKYLVLANMLMKSGINPFDSQEAKPYKNDPEILAMTNLVSAYQNNDITEFEKILKTNHSNIMDDPFIREHIEELLRNIRTQVLIKLIKPYTRIHIPFISKELNIDVADVESLLVQCILDNTIHGRIDQVNQLLELDHQKRGGARYTALDKWTNQLNSLNQAVVSKLA, encoded by the coding sequence ATGTCTGACATGGAGGATGATTTCATGTGCGATGATGAGGAAGACTACGACCTGGAATACTCTGAAGACAGTAACTCAGAGCCCAACGTGGATTTGGAAAATCAGTACTATAATTCCAAAGCCCTGAAAGAAGATGACCCAAAAGCAGCACTCAGCAGCTTCCAAAAGGTTTTGGAACTCGAAGGTGAGAAGGGAGAATGGGGATTCAAAGCGCTAAAACAGATGATCAAGATTAACTTCAAGCTGACAAACTTTCCAGAAATGATGAACAGATATAAGCAACTATTGACCTATATTCGGAGTGCAGTCACCAGGAACTACTCTGAAAAGTCTATTAACTCTATCCTTGACTATATCTCCACTTCTAAACAGAATTCTGATTTTTTATGTCAGATGGATTTACTGCAGGAATTTTATGAAACAACACTGGAAGCTTTGAAAGATGCTAAGAATGATAGACTGTGGTTTAAGACAAACACAAAGCTTGGAAAATTATATTTAGAACGAGAAGAATATGGAAAGCTTCAAAAAATTTTACGCCAGTTACATCAGTCTTGTCAGACTGATGATGGAGAAGATGACCTGAAAAAAGGTACCCAGTTATTAGAAATCTATGCTTTGGAAATTCAAATGTACACGGCacagaagaacaacaaaaagcttAAAGCGCTCTATGAGCAGTCACTTCATATCAAGTCTGCCATCCCTCACCCACTGATCATGGGTGTCATCAGAGAATGTGGTGGTAAGATGCACTTGAGAGAAGGTGAATTTGAAAAGGCACACACTGATTTTTTTGAAGCTTTCAAGAATTATGATGAATCAGGAAGCCCGAGACGAACcacttgtttaaaatatttggtCTTAGCAAATATGCTAATGAAATCAGGAATAAATCCATTTGACTCGCAAGAGGCCAAGCCGTATAAAAATGATCCAGAAATTCTAGCAATGACAAATTTAGTAAGTGCCTATCAGAACAATGACATCACCGAGTTTGAAAAGATTCTGAAAACAAATCACAGCAACATCATGGATGATCCTTTCATAAGAGAACACATTGAAGAGCTTTTACGAAACATCAGAACACAAGTCCTCATAAAGTTAATTAAGCCTTACACAAGAATAcatattccttttatttctaaggAGCTAAACATAGACGTAGCTGATGTGGAAAGCTTGCTGGTGCAGTGCATACTGGATAACACTATTCATGGCCGAATTGATCAAGTCAACCAGCTCCTTGAACTGGATCATCAGAAGAGGGGTGGTGCCCGATATACTGCACTAGATAAATGGACCAACCAACTAAACTCTCTGAACCAGGCTGTGGTCAGTAAACTGGCTTAA